The Fragaria vesca subsp. vesca linkage group LG2, FraVesHawaii_1.0, whole genome shotgun sequence genome includes a window with the following:
- the LOC101299437 gene encoding uncharacterized protein LOC101299437 isoform 2, translating to MGQGLSVEIDDAANFCLCKVDIKPWLFSKRKGCRNLEVDSSKIDIFWDLTNAKFGSGPEPLEKFYLAVMFNQEMVLHLGDLKREVLGVKDPIHGSNAVFVAKREHIFGKKLYGAKAQFCDKGKTHDVTIECETVGLNEPYLVICVDSKTVMKVKKLNWKFRGNHTILVDGLRIEVFWDVHNWLFGNSMGDAVFMFQTCLSNNADKLWSTGNTTSESVLDSSSVLTWSSSSSSRQLRESNNQLQGLGFSLVLHAWKNE from the coding sequence ATGGGTCAGGGCCTCAGCGTGGAGATTGATGATGCAGCCAATTTTTGCCTCTGTAAGGTGGATATAAAGCCATGGCTGTTCTCCAAGAGAAAAGGGTGCAGAAATCTGGAGGTTGATTCTAGTAAAATCGACATCTTTTGGGATTTAACCAATGCTAAATTTGGTTCTGGGCCTGAGCCATTAGAGAAGTTTTACCTGGCTGTTATGTTCAACCAAGAAATGGTTCTTCATCTTGGAGATTTGAAAAGAGAGGTTCTTGGTGTCAAAGACCCAATTCATGGTTCCAATGCTGTCTTTGTTGCTAAAAGGGAACACATTTTTGGGAAGAAACTTTATGGTGCGAAGGCTCAGTTCTGTGACAAGGGGAAAACCCATGATGTTACAATTGAGTGTGAGACTGTAGGGCTGAATGAGCCTTACCTTGTGATCTGTGTTGACAGTAAGACTGTGATGAAGGTGAAGAAGCTGAACTGGAAGTTCAGGGGAAATCACACCATTTTGGTTGATGGGTTGAGAATTGAAGTGTTCTGGGATGTGCACAATTGGCTCTTTGGGAATTCTATGGGCGATGCAGTGTTCATGTTCCAAACTTGCCTCAGTAACAATGCTGATAAGCTGTGGAGTACTGGTAATACTACTAGCGAGTCAGTTTTGGATTCATCTTCTGTGTTAACTTGGTCTTCGTCTTCCTCCTCTCGGCAACTGAGAGAGAGCAACAACCAGTTGCAGGGTCTTGGTTTCTCCCTGGTTTTGCATGCTTGGAAGAATGAATAG
- the LOC101299437 gene encoding uncharacterized protein LOC101299437 isoform 1: MRDFPSCFGENGVQVADFSSSSSSRAAKTAHQNLVSCVYQCKLRGRLCLITVTWTKNLMGQGLSVEIDDAANFCLCKVDIKPWLFSKRKGCRNLEVDSSKIDIFWDLTNAKFGSGPEPLEKFYLAVMFNQEMVLHLGDLKREVLGVKDPIHGSNAVFVAKREHIFGKKLYGAKAQFCDKGKTHDVTIECETVGLNEPYLVICVDSKTVMKVKKLNWKFRGNHTILVDGLRIEVFWDVHNWLFGNSMGDAVFMFQTCLSNNADKLWSTGNTTSESVLDSSSVLTWSSSSSSRQLRESNNQLQGLGFSLVLHAWKNE, encoded by the coding sequence ATGAGGGATTTTCCTTCTTGTTTTGGTGAGAATGGTGTTCAAGTTGCTGATTTTTCATCATCCTCATCATCAAGAGCTGCAAAAACTGCTCATCAGAACTTGGTCTCATGTGTTTATCAGTGTAAATTGCGAGGGCGTTTGTGTTTGATTACAGTTACATGGACCAAGAATCTGATGGGTCAGGGCCTCAGCGTGGAGATTGATGATGCAGCCAATTTTTGCCTCTGTAAGGTGGATATAAAGCCATGGCTGTTCTCCAAGAGAAAAGGGTGCAGAAATCTGGAGGTTGATTCTAGTAAAATCGACATCTTTTGGGATTTAACCAATGCTAAATTTGGTTCTGGGCCTGAGCCATTAGAGAAGTTTTACCTGGCTGTTATGTTCAACCAAGAAATGGTTCTTCATCTTGGAGATTTGAAAAGAGAGGTTCTTGGTGTCAAAGACCCAATTCATGGTTCCAATGCTGTCTTTGTTGCTAAAAGGGAACACATTTTTGGGAAGAAACTTTATGGTGCGAAGGCTCAGTTCTGTGACAAGGGGAAAACCCATGATGTTACAATTGAGTGTGAGACTGTAGGGCTGAATGAGCCTTACCTTGTGATCTGTGTTGACAGTAAGACTGTGATGAAGGTGAAGAAGCTGAACTGGAAGTTCAGGGGAAATCACACCATTTTGGTTGATGGGTTGAGAATTGAAGTGTTCTGGGATGTGCACAATTGGCTCTTTGGGAATTCTATGGGCGATGCAGTGTTCATGTTCCAAACTTGCCTCAGTAACAATGCTGATAAGCTGTGGAGTACTGGTAATACTACTAGCGAGTCAGTTTTGGATTCATCTTCTGTGTTAACTTGGTCTTCGTCTTCCTCCTCTCGGCAACTGAGAGAGAGCAACAACCAGTTGCAGGGTCTTGGTTTCTCCCTGGTTTTGCATGCTTGGAAGAATGAATAG